One window of Caldisericia bacterium genomic DNA carries:
- a CDS encoding DUF4330 family protein, whose product MKKFIFYTLIFLIILFSILLVLRKYSEGKETSFYVVVKMSVSNVLQEVCDNVNIGDYLIDSSGNKIFVIIDKVVKDAEHPVETSTGEIVKSPHPIFKSMILTVKSVNKSKKLVLSYNRVTVRVGGKIIFETPKVRFVGVILSLDKE is encoded by the coding sequence ATGAAAAAATTTATTTTTTATACACTAATTTTTTTAATAATCCTTTTTTCAATTCTTCTTGTATTAAGAAAATATTCTGAAGGAAAGGAGACTTCTTTTTATGTTGTAGTTAAAATGTCAGTTTCAAATGTACTTCAAGAAGTTTGTGACAATGTAAATATTGGAGATTATCTAATTGATAGTAGTGGAAACAAAATTTTTGTAATTATTGATAAAGTAGTAAAAGATGCAGAACATCCTGTAGAAACTTCAACTGGTGAGATTGTTAAATCACCACATCCAATTTTTAAAAGTATGATTTTAACTGTAAAAAGTGTAAACAAATCAAAGAAGTTAGTATTATCATATAATAGAGTAACAGTAAGGGTTGGGGGTAAAATTATATTCGAAACTCCAAAAGTAAGATTTGTAGGAGTAATTTTATCATTAGACAAGGAGTAA
- the raiA gene encoding ribosome-associated translation inhibitor RaiA, whose protein sequence is MKLIVQGKGLNLTDDIINYAEKRFATAERFFENIQDVNLLISKERGLFKSEVTISMSGTVIRGESKTQDIYSSIDDVLDKIKRQIKKYKESFVERRRETKKFLEKTEEAASSSVITEEFPKIVKVKRFVLKPMDEEEAIMQMELLGHTFFVFLNSNTDKINVVYKRNDGNYGLIEPE, encoded by the coding sequence ATGAAACTTATTGTTCAAGGAAAAGGATTAAACTTAACAGATGATATTATTAACTATGCAGAAAAGAGATTTGCAACTGCTGAAAGATTTTTTGAAAATATTCAAGATGTAAATCTTTTAATTTCAAAAGAAAGGGGGCTTTTTAAATCAGAAGTAACAATTTCTATGTCTGGAACTGTAATTAGAGGTGAAAGTAAAACGCAAGATATTTATTCTTCAATTGATGATGTTCTTGATAAAATTAAAAGACAGATTAAAAAATATAAAGAGAGTTTTGTTGAGAGAAGAAGAGAAACAAAGAAATTTTTAGAAAAAACAGAAGAAGCAGCATCTTCCTCTGTAATAACAGAGGAGTTTCCAAAAATTGTAAAAGTTAAAAGATTTGTTTTAAAACCAATGGACGAAGAAGAGGCAATTATGCAAATGGAACTTCTTGGTCACACATTTTTTGTTTTTTTAAATTCAAACACAGACAAGATAAATGTAGTTTATAAAAGAAATGATGGAAATTATGGATTAATAGAACCTGAATAA
- a CDS encoding ATP-binding cassette domain-containing protein, whose translation MNIEFPPNSITAIIGPTGAGKTTLAKLIVRFFDPQEGEIFLDEINIKDIKLLSLRKSILLILHENFVFNGTLYDNLTYGATNINIDDLENALINAHIDFINKLPYGLNTIIGEGGINLSAGEAQRIALARAFFK comes from the coding sequence ATTAATATTGAATTTCCTCCTAATAGTATTACTGCAATAATAGGACCTACTGGCGCAGGTAAAACAACTCTTGCAAAATTGATTGTAAGATTTTTTGATCCTCAAGAAGGCGAGATATTTTTAGATGAAATTAACATTAAAGATATTAAATTACTTTCTCTTAGAAAGTCTATTTTATTAATTTTACATGAAAATTTTGTATTTAATGGAACTCTATATGATAATCTAACCTATGGAGCAACTAATATAAATATAGATGATTTAGAAAATGCATTAATAAATGCTCATATTGATTTTATTAATAAATTGCCTTATGGACTTAATACAATTATAGGAGAAGGTGGTATTAATTTATCTGCAGGTGAGGCACAAAGAATTGCATTAGCAAGAGCATTTTTTAAATAG
- a CDS encoding ABC transporter transmembrane domain-containing protein produces MIKDIKNYFLLLLLYLKGKWTKIFFGIILGIIAEICTLISPLLSRYLMDFVLIGKNYSYFKPLIIISVLVLITFLLTSYLSKYLKLDIFKNLQYASLKFFEKETSGGITYRIHSDTESLVDSWREFLIQIPMQLILLISAIFMIKWNIVLAIFAFIILIIQSYIITKFRNPILYNIKKTKIKAQEINSYTVEHFKKIQLIKSLSTENLEQKIFLNKLKELINKEISGH; encoded by the coding sequence ATGATAAAAGATATAAAAAATTATTTTTTATTACTCCTATTATATTTAAAAGGTAAATGGACAAAAATATTTTTTGGAATAATTTTAGGTATCATAGCAGAAATATGCACTCTTATCTCTCCTTTACTATCTAGATATTTGATGGATTTTGTTTTAATTGGTAAAAATTATTCATATTTTAAACCTTTAATTATTATTTCAGTTTTAGTATTAATAACCTTTTTATTAACATCATACCTATCAAAATATTTAAAATTGGACATTTTTAAAAATTTACAATATGCTTCACTCAAATTTTTTGAAAAAGAGACAAGTGGTGGTATAACATATAGAATTCATAGTGATACAGAATCACTTGTTGACTCTTGGCGAGAATTTCTTATTCAAATTCCAATGCAATTAATTCTTTTAATCAGTGCTATTTTTATGATTAAATGGAATATTGTTTTAGCAATTTTCGCTTTTATAATACTTATTATTCAATCATATATAATTACAAAGTTTAGAAACCCAATTCTTTATAATATTAAAAAAACAAAAATTAAGGCACAAGAAATAAATAGTTATACTGTAGAACATTTTAAAAAAATTCAATTGATCAAATCTTTATCAACTGAAAATTTGGAACAAAAAATTTTTTTAAATAAATTAAAAGAATTAATAAATAAAGAAATATCTGGACATTAA
- a CDS encoding PH domain-containing protein codes for MNELIFYPRLNIFTYIIFSIIILILIIFFYYIIKAIRKRTKPLFIQYLLLVVVLFLIGHMIFNISIYHTMKYIFSENNLILSCGPYKDIINCKDIKKWEIRDLKLNILASFRFPGFALKDVLYSDLGIVRMYSTSSLKNVLLLYTNDRKYGISPYKIDDFINELKKRVNQYQ; via the coding sequence ATGAATGAATTGATATTTTATCCAAGGTTAAATATTTTTACCTATATAATTTTTTCAATAATTATCTTAATCCTTATAATTTTCTTTTATTATATTATAAAAGCAATAAGAAAAAGAACAAAACCTCTTTTTATTCAATATTTACTTTTAGTAGTAGTTTTGTTCCTTATTGGACATATGATATTTAACATTTCAATTTATCATACAATGAAATATATATTTTCAGAAAATAATCTTATCCTTTCATGTGGTCCTTATAAAGATATAATAAATTGTAAAGACATTAAAAAATGGGAAATTAGAGATTTAAAATTAAATATTTTAGCAAGTTTTAGATTTCCTGGGTTTGCCTTAAAAGATGTGTTATATTCAGATTTAGGTATTGTTAGAATGTATTCGACTTCATCATTAAAAAATGTCCTTCTATTATACACAAATGATAGAAAATATGGAATTTCTCCATACAAAATTGATGATTTTATAAATGAATTAAAGAAAAGAGTGAATCAATATCAATAA
- a CDS encoding PH domain-containing protein, with protein MKNNKIFKARYKFYAYISLLIVFLTFFIASIMLIKDYGIIATELHITIILLIILIIMISFSILFLILILTYHTLRYEFKDNHLLLIYGPFKDKIFYKDIVSWENKDLEFNPLSSLRMPGIALFNCYFANEGKVRMFATSMGSKILLVYTKKRKYGLTPQNEEEFVKELERRVKEIKEEVK; from the coding sequence ATGAAAAATAATAAAATTTTTAAAGCAAGATATAAATTTTATGCATATATTTCATTATTAATAGTATTTCTTACTTTTTTTATAGCATCAATAATGTTAATTAAAGATTATGGTATTATCGCAACTGAACTTCATATAACAATAATATTATTAATAATACTAATTATTATGATTTCCTTTTCAATACTTTTTTTAATATTGATTTTAACATATCATACTTTAAGATATGAATTTAAAGATAATCACCTTCTTTTAATATATGGACCTTTTAAAGATAAAATTTTTTATAAAGATATTGTTTCTTGGGAGAACAAAGACCTTGAATTCAATCCTCTTTCAAGTTTAAGAATGCCTGGAATTGCTTTATTTAATTGTTACTTTGCAAATGAAGGAAAAGTAAGAATGTTTGCAACATCAATGGGTAGTAAAATTTTATTGGTATATACTAAAAAAAGAAAATATGGTTTAACTCCACAAAATGAAGAAGAATTTGTAAAAGAACTTGAGAGAAGAGTTAAAGAAATTAAGGAGGAAGTGAAATGA
- a CDS encoding SdpI family protein, whose amino-acid sequence MKYLIGNLILNLILIFGGIAMLFIKKPNYIIGLRTTDTLSNEKVWIKSNKFAGILLIIAGAILSIINILAYLYKNYLLLNNLVYIFLFALVLITIISSIYAHIYAKRNSIENKKEKEQFIIKNSLIYILIIFSIILIITGLITPFIPQNFLFGIRIAKTFEDQRVWKLANTFSGIGFIIIGIIFTTLFLKVLKKDDIQKTKIVLKYIPIYLIIILGWIIVSILFTYFIHLFC is encoded by the coding sequence ATGAAATATTTAATTGGTAATTTAATTTTAAATTTAATATTAATATTTGGTGGAATTGCAATGTTGTTTATTAAAAAACCTAACTATATCATAGGTTTAAGAACTACTGATACATTATCAAATGAAAAAGTTTGGATAAAATCTAATAAATTTGCAGGTATTCTTTTAATAATTGCTGGAGCAATACTATCAATTATCAATATTCTTGCCTATTTATATAAAAATTATTTATTATTAAACAATCTTGTGTACATATTTCTATTTGCGTTAGTATTAATTACAATTATTTCTAGTATCTATGCTCATATTTATGCTAAAAGAAATTCAATAGAAAATAAAAAAGAAAAGGAGCAATTTATTATTAAGAATAGTTTAATTTATATTTTAATAATCTTTTCTATCATTTTAATAATAACCGGACTAATTACACCATTTATTCCTCAAAATTTTTTATTTGGTATAAGGATTGCAAAAACATTTGAAGACCAAAGAGTTTGGAAATTAGCAAATACTTTTTCAGGAATTGGTTTTATTATAATTGGTATAATATTCACAACCTTGTTTCTTAAAGTTTTAAAGAAGGATGATATTCAAAAAACAAAAATTGTTCTAAAATATATCCCAATTTATTTAATAATTATTTTAGGGTGGATTATAGTATCTATTTTATTTACTTATTTTATTCACTTATTTTGTTAA
- a CDS encoding SdpI family protein, with protein MCIFTITLIIIGLISPFILPNSYIGIRISKTFSDPAIWKKVNTISGIGLIIIGLIFTLLFFNIVKKEEGERTKLFVKFATIFILLIIGWTIISVLLAYFI; from the coding sequence ATGTGTATTTTTACAATCACTCTTATAATTATTGGATTAATATCTCCTTTTATTCTACCTAACTCTTATATTGGTATAAGAATTAGTAAAACATTTTCAGATCCTGCTATCTGGAAAAAAGTTAATACAATTTCTGGTATAGGTTTAATAATAATTGGATTAATATTTACTCTTCTATTTTTCAATATTGTAAAAAAAGAAGAAGGTGAAAGAACTAAACTCTTTGTAAAATTTGCAACAATTTTTATCTTACTAATTATTGGGTGGACTATAATCTCTGTATTGCTTGCATATTTTATTTAG
- a CDS encoding SdpI family protein: MQYVKRNLYIELRTSTTLSDPEIWERSNKVTGLLIVVSGAILFILTFISYFFIGKFGLTFYFL; this comes from the coding sequence ATGCAATATGTAAAAAGAAATCTATATATTGAATTAAGAACTTCTACAACTCTTTCTGACCCTGAAATCTGGGAAAGGTCTAATAAAGTTACAGGTTTATTAATTGTTGTTTCTGGAGCAATCTTATTTATTTTAACTTTTATCTCATATTTTTTTATTGGAAAATTTGGTTTAACATTTTATTTTCTATAA
- a CDS encoding YifB family Mg chelatase-like AAA ATPase yields MYAKVKSLTNIGLKVYEILVEVDISSGLPSFTIVGLPDASIQEAKERVRAAIKNSFFEFPTKRITVNLAPGEIKKEGTLFDLPIAIGILVASGQINQEEVQKYYFVGELTLEGELGKINGGLSLSLFLKEREEPLIIPQKNLSECALSKETKLLPFKNLNEVVLFLRGELKKEIYTNLNIDFREENFDIDFSDVKGQAFIKRAMEISAAGKHHLIMVGTPGSGKTMLSQRMITIMPELSFEEAVEITEIYSIAGLLKEDEEIIKRRPFRAPHHTISYAGLVGGGTNPKPGEISLAHKGILFLDELPEFRRDVLEVLRQPIEDGYITISRVKTTLTYPSDFLLIAAMNPCPCGYFGDSEKNCTCSLNEIKKYRGKISGPLWDRFDIKLKVPRVKESEVFSKDIGESSKVIRERVKRAWEIQKERFKKEKIKFNGKLTPMLIKKYIPITEEGENTLKNAMRTLNLTLRSFHKIIKLARTIADLEGVEKVNTSHLLEAISYQRYGLMDEI; encoded by the coding sequence ATGTATGCTAAAGTTAAAAGTTTAACTAATATTGGCCTTAAGGTTTATGAAATACTTGTTGAGGTTGATATATCATCTGGTCTTCCATCTTTTACAATTGTAGGTCTTCCTGATGCTTCAATTCAAGAGGCAAAAGAAAGGGTAAGGGCTGCAATTAAAAATTCTTTTTTTGAATTTCCAACAAAAAGAATAACTGTTAATCTTGCTCCAGGAGAAATAAAAAAAGAAGGTACTCTTTTTGATTTACCTATTGCTATTGGGATTCTTGTTGCTTCAGGTCAAATTAATCAAGAGGAAGTTCAAAAATATTATTTTGTTGGTGAATTAACCCTTGAAGGTGAACTTGGAAAAATAAATGGAGGTTTATCTTTATCTCTTTTTTTAAAAGAAAGGGAAGAACCTCTTATAATTCCTCAAAAAAATTTATCTGAATGTGCTCTATCAAAAGAGACAAAACTTCTTCCTTTTAAAAATTTAAATGAAGTAGTTCTTTTTCTAAGAGGAGAGTTAAAGAAAGAAATTTATACAAATTTAAATATAGACTTTCGTGAGGAAAATTTTGATATAGATTTTTCTGATGTGAAAGGTCAAGCATTTATTAAAAGAGCAATGGAAATTTCTGCAGCAGGAAAACACCATCTTATTATGGTTGGAACACCTGGCTCTGGTAAAACAATGCTTTCTCAAAGAATGATAACAATTATGCCAGAACTCTCTTTTGAAGAAGCAGTTGAAATCACTGAAATTTATTCAATTGCAGGACTTCTTAAAGAAGATGAGGAAATAATAAAAAGAAGGCCTTTTAGAGCACCACATCATACAATTTCATATGCTGGTCTTGTTGGTGGTGGAACAAATCCAAAACCAGGAGAAATTAGTTTAGCACATAAAGGAATCCTTTTTCTTGATGAACTTCCAGAATTTAGAAGAGATGTTCTTGAGGTTTTAAGGCAACCTATTGAAGATGGGTATATTACAATATCAAGAGTTAAAACTACATTAACTTATCCATCAGATTTTTTACTTATTGCAGCAATGAATCCTTGTCCTTGTGGATATTTTGGAGATAGTGAAAAAAATTGTACTTGTTCTTTAAATGAAATAAAGAAATATAGAGGAAAAATTTCTGGACCTCTATGGGATAGATTTGATATAAAATTAAAAGTTCCCAGAGTAAAAGAGAGTGAAGTTTTTAGTAAAGATATTGGAGAAAGTTCAAAAGTTATAAGAGAAAGAGTAAAAAGAGCGTGGGAGATTCAAAAAGAAAGGTTCAAAAAAGAAAAGATAAAATTTAATGGAAAACTTACACCAATGTTAATTAAAAAGTATATTCCTATAACAGAAGAAGGAGAGAATACATTAAAAAATGCTATGAGAACTTTAAATTTAACATTAAGAAGTTTTCACAAAATTATAAAACTTGCAAGAACAATTGCTGATTTAGAAGGAGTAGAAAAGGTAAATACATCACACCTTCTTGAAGCAATAAGTTATCAAAGATATGGGTTGATGGATGAGATTTAA
- a CDS encoding carotenoid biosynthesis protein, translating to MKLILKIITLFLIPLIYEYIGINYGGPIGIRYYYNPSFKPQIFGLPILVWLFWAIFIITSYNLSNSMLINIFNKDYNLFLKDGLNFILISLFDGFIVTIFDLFIDPIAVKFGLWRWENFKFSYFGVPIGNFIGWFIIAVSTTFILRIIDYFIPSKLNLKLLRFTPFIYLSFIFILFLSSTILFDLELSLMCLLISSPVNLLSIYLIKMNLSKKYL from the coding sequence TTGAAATTAATTTTAAAAATCATAACTCTGTTTTTAATTCCTTTAATTTATGAATACATAGGAATAAACTATGGTGGACCAATTGGAATAAGGTATTATTATAATCCTTCATTTAAACCACAAATTTTTGGTTTACCAATTTTAGTTTGGCTCTTTTGGGCAATTTTTATAATAACCTCTTATAATTTATCAAATTCAATGTTGATAAACATTTTCAATAAAGATTATAATCTTTTTTTAAAAGATGGATTAAATTTTATATTAATTTCTCTTTTTGATGGATTTATAGTGACAATTTTTGATTTATTTATTGATCCTATTGCTGTTAAATTTGGATTATGGAGATGGGAAAATTTTAAATTTTCCTATTTTGGTGTACCAATTGGAAATTTTATTGGATGGTTTATAATTGCAGTGTCGACAACATTTATTTTGAGAATTATTGACTATTTTATTCCCTCAAAATTGAATTTAAAATTATTGAGATTTACACCATTTATATATCTCTCTTTTATATTTATTTTATTTTTATCTTCAACAATATTATTTGATTTAGAGTTATCTTTGATGTGTTTATTAATTTCTTCACCAGTTAATTTATTATCAATCTATTTAATTAAAATGAATTTATCCAAAAAGTATTTATAA
- a CDS encoding HEPN domain-containing protein has translation MKNSEYHINNEMYDFAAFDLEQALQLFLKYTIFLKIKTYPSTYSLKSLFKI, from the coding sequence TTGAAAAATTCAGAATATCACATAAATAATGAAATGTATGATTTTGCTGCATTTGATTTAGAGCAAGCACTTCAACTTTTTTTAAAATACACGATCTTCCTTAAAATTAAAACTTATCCATCAACATACTCTTTGAAATCTCTATTTAAAATCTAA
- a CDS encoding ornithine carbamoyltransferase → MHRLHGRDLITIQEWSLQEIEETLEVAREMKRARYTNSYREALKNKTFFMMFYNPSVRTRQSFETAATELGGHAQFLEPKTMRLREKGKAGETIEDAAKVMSRYGVGIGIRILEDAIEKYGDGDYILREYAKYADIPVISMAHDKCHPCQALADMMGMLEHMRCVKKKKLVMMWGYSTMVRSWSSVHANLLISSMFGMDIKLVYPPGYDLDPEVMEMVKDNARKSNGSFEIISGTLNDLRKALENADVVYSRNWMSPKRYEWGKEKEIEMAGQFKDWILTKELMKLTNDAYFIHPMPVDRGNEVEDEVASSPRSIIYDIAENRLHVQKAVMALTMGDL, encoded by the coding sequence ATGCATAGACTACATGGGAGAGATTTAATTACAATTCAAGAGTGGTCACTTCAAGAGATTGAAGAAACTCTTGAAGTGGCAAGAGAGATGAAGAGAGCAAGATACACAAATTCTTATAGAGAAGCACTTAAAAATAAAACTTTCTTTATGATGTTTTACAATCCAAGTGTAAGAACAAGACAATCTTTTGAAACAGCTGCAACCGAACTTGGAGGTCATGCTCAATTTCTTGAACCAAAAACAATGAGGTTAAGAGAAAAGGGTAAAGCAGGTGAAACAATAGAAGATGCAGCAAAAGTAATGAGTCGTTATGGAGTCGGAATTGGAATTAGAATTCTTGAAGATGCAATAGAAAAATACGGAGATGGAGATTACATTTTGAGAGAATATGCAAAATATGCAGATATACCTGTCATTTCAATGGCACATGACAAATGTCATCCTTGTCAAGCACTTGCTGATATGATGGGAATGCTTGAACACATGCGTTGTGTAAAAAAGAAAAAACTCGTTATGATGTGGGGATATTCAACAATGGTGAGGAGTTGGTCTTCAGTTCACGCAAATCTTCTCATTTCCTCTATGTTTGGAATGGATATAAAACTAGTTTATCCTCCTGGATATGATCTTGATCCAGAAGTTATGGAAATGGTAAAAGATAATGCAAGAAAATCAAATGGAAGTTTTGAAATTATCTCTGGGACTCTAAATGATTTAAGAAAAGCGTTAGAAAATGCAGATGTTGTTTATTCAAGAAATTGGATGAGTCCAAAAAGATATGAATGGGGAAAAGAAAAAGAAATTGAGATGGCAGGTCAATTCAAAGATTGGATCTTGACAAAGGAACTTATGAAACTTACAAATGATGCTTACTTTATTCATCCAATGCCAGTTGATAGAGGAAATGAGGTAGAAGATGAAGTAGCAAGTTCTCCAAGATCTATTATATATGATATTGCAGAAAATAGACTCCATGTTCAAAAAGCTGTAATGGCCCTAACAATGGGTGATCTGTAA
- a CDS encoding carbamate kinase → MAKKHIRIFAFGGNEVSPVGLTDKNGKPIIPDIAMQWKRTSETCKHIARIMKQFPDDIYIITHGNGPQVGNVFLRSEYSRPILPPIPLDVCGSDTQGSMGYMIGQILGNELRANGINKTIVGIVTQVVVDKNDPAFQNPTKYIGPSYTREEAEERMKKDGWVMKLYKKDDKGNEIWRKVVPSPEPLDIVEIEAVEAAIEKGFIPITVGGGGIPVVEVEPDEKGEFKCNYDIVYKNGKGTKIYNGVEAVIDKDLATSLLGRMLIQRAKARGEDIDVTFTIFTGEDGAKLYYQTPKQVDLRRLTLEEAKKFYAEGHFPPGSMGPKILAIIKFLEGGGKIAYISLTEKYLETLEGKAGTTIVRE, encoded by the coding sequence ATGGCAAAGAAGCACATCAGAATATTTGCTTTTGGAGGAAATGAAGTTTCACCTGTTGGTTTAACAGATAAGAATGGTAAACCAATTATTCCAGACATTGCGATGCAATGGAAAAGAACATCTGAAACATGCAAACACATTGCAAGAATTATGAAACAATTTCCAGATGATATCTACATAATAACACATGGTAATGGTCCACAAGTTGGAAATGTTTTCTTGAGGTCAGAATATTCAAGACCAATTTTACCACCAATTCCACTTGATGTTTGTGGATCTGACACACAAGGATCAATGGGATACATGATTGGACAAATTTTAGGAAATGAATTAAGAGCAAATGGAATAAATAAAACTATAGTTGGAATTGTAACACAAGTTGTTGTTGACAAAAATGATCCAGCATTTCAGAATCCTACAAAATACATTGGACCATCATATACAAGAGAAGAGGCAGAAGAAAGAATGAAAAAAGATGGATGGGTAATGAAACTTTATAAAAAAGATGATAAAGGAAATGAAATATGGAGAAAAGTTGTCCCATCTCCAGAACCACTAGATATTGTTGAAATTGAGGCAGTTGAAGCAGCAATAGAAAAAGGATTCATTCCAATTACGGTTGGTGGCGGAGGAATTCCAGTTGTTGAGGTTGAACCAGATGAAAAAGGAGAATTTAAATGTAATTATGATATTGTATATAAAAATGGAAAGGGAACAAAAATTTATAATGGAGTTGAAGCAGTAATTGATAAAGATCTTGCAACATCACTTCTTGGTAGAATGTTAATCCAAAGAGCAAAAGCAAGAGGAGAAGACATTGATGTTACATTTACAATATTCACAGGAGAAGATGGAGCGAAATTGTACTATCAAACACCAAAGCAGGTTGACTTAAGAAGACTAACTCTTGAAGAAGCAAAAAAATTTTATGCTGAAGGTCACTTCCCACCTGGAAGTATGGGTCCAAAAATTTTAGCAATAATTAAATTCCTCGAAGGTGGAGGTAAAATTGCGTATATATCTCTAACAGAAAAATATCTTGAGACACTTGAAGGAAAAGCAGGCACAACTATAGTAAGAGAGTAA
- a CDS encoding pyridoxal-phosphate dependent enzyme, with product MEIKSEEILKKAIERARERNIIIPTYEEMRDPEKIPHKIKEELKNVGLWDTHPRNLFRITWKNEPKKFGGGFNGVNFIEFPKELTGVKARIVMLIGKWFPTGSHKVGATFGPLVSLLVTGQFDPTKHKALWPSTGNYCRGGVYDSNLLGCKSIAVLPEGMSKERFEWLKSMGAEIYPTPGSESNVKEVFDKSEELKRLYPDEVVVLNQFDDFGNPTWHYAVTGPAMEEVYYKIKKENDKLSALFLTQGSAGTLGSGNYLREKFPSIKIAAGEALQCPTLLLNGYGVHRIEGIGDKHVPWVMDVKNLDIVVDIDDEDCMRVLRLFNEEKGKEFLKSIKIDETFVENLNLLGISSIANLIGSIKLAKYYEFKENDIIMTVATDSMELYGSRIIELREAKGEYTINQAEKDFEDIFINQTTNWMLELSYYDKRRIHNLKYFTWVEQRGKSVEELEEQWNNENYFKEKLNSYKIWDEKIREFNERVGLIKNYI from the coding sequence ATGGAAATTAAAAGTGAGGAAATCTTAAAGAAAGCAATTGAAAGAGCAAGAGAGAGAAATATAATTATTCCAACTTATGAAGAGATGAGGGATCCAGAAAAGATCCCTCATAAAATTAAAGAAGAGTTAAAAAATGTTGGACTTTGGGATACACATCCAAGAAATTTATTTAGAATTACATGGAAAAATGAACCAAAAAAATTTGGCGGTGGTTTTAATGGAGTTAACTTTATAGAATTTCCAAAAGAGTTGACTGGCGTTAAAGCAAGAATTGTAATGCTTATTGGTAAATGGTTTCCCACAGGTTCACATAAAGTTGGTGCAACATTTGGCCCCCTTGTATCTCTTCTTGTTACTGGACAATTTGATCCAACAAAACACAAGGCCCTTTGGCCTTCAACTGGAAACTATTGTAGAGGTGGAGTTTATGATTCGAATCTTCTTGGATGTAAGAGTATAGCAGTTCTTCCTGAGGGAATGAGTAAAGAGAGATTTGAATGGTTAAAAAGTATGGGCGCTGAGATATATCCAACACCAGGAAGTGAAAGTAATGTAAAAGAAGTTTTTGACAAAAGTGAAGAATTAAAAAGATTATATCCAGATGAAGTTGTTGTTTTAAATCAATTTGATGATTTTGGAAATCCCACATGGCACTACGCAGTAACAGGACCAGCAATGGAAGAAGTTTATTATAAAATTAAAAAAGAGAATGATAAACTATCAGCACTTTTCTTAACTCAAGGTTCTGCAGGAACTCTTGGCTCAGGAAATTATTTAAGAGAAAAATTTCCAAGTATAAAAATTGCAGCAGGTGAAGCACTTCAATGTCCTACGCTTCTTTTAAATGGTTATGGAGTTCATAGAATAGAAGGAATTGGTGATAAACATGTACCATGGGTAATGGATGTTAAAAATCTTGATATTGTAGTTGATATTGATGATGAAGATTGTATGAGAGTTTTAAGGTTATTTAATGAAGAAAAGGGAAAAGAGTTTCTTAAAAGTATAAAAATCGATGAAACATTTGTTGAAAATCTTAATCTTTTAGGAATCTCAAGCATTGCAAATTTAATTGGATCAATTAAACTTGCAAAGTACTATGAATTTAAAGAAAATGATATAATTATGACTGTTGCTACTGATTCAATGGAACTTTATGGTTCAAGGATTATTGAATTGAGAGAAGCAAAAGGAGAATATACAATAAATCAAGCAGAGAAAGATTTTGAGGATATATTTATTAACCAAACAACAAATTGGATGCTTGAACTTTCCTATTATGATAAAAGAAGAATTCATAATTTAAAATATTTCACTTGGGTAGAACAGAGAGGAAAGAGTGTCGAAGAGTTAGAAGAGCAATGGAATAATGAAAATTATTTTAAGGAAAAATTAAATTCGTACAAAATATGGGATGAAAAAATCAGAGAGTTTAATGAGAGAGTTGGTCTTATAAAAAACTATATTTAA